The Pseudanabaena sp. FACHB-2040 nucleotide sequence ATTTGCACTGTAAAAAATTCAACTTGTTGTAGGCGACAGCTTCAAGGCGACCCCCTATATTGAATTTGTGCAAACAGTCATGCAAATGGATCGAGCAAGTAAATTGCACGGTTCCATGCTTGAAGGCATGAATATTCAAGGTGCAACTGGATTAACGCACGCTTAAGCAGCGACGTTGAAAGCATTAGGAGCGATCGCACAGTGAAGCGAATGCTCTTTGGGCACACGACGCGAAAATTTAACCTGTGCTTAACTTGCGGATCTTAAGTGGTGAAATTTGGTGTTGTCTTGCACACTGACCTCATGCCGAAACCACAATCTAGAGGAACGTTCAGCCATAACCATCCACAGTTTACTCACGCCAGAAAATTCAACCGTCATTTTTATTGACTAGCAACCGCAAATGGCTTTTGGCGTTGCTTCTATCTTCATTCACAATCTGAGATTTATCCTATGACCCACATTCTCCATTTAGATGCGAGTCCGCGTGGCGATCGCTCTATCTCCCGCACGCTCGCTAAAGAGTTCATTAACCAGTGGAAAACTACTCATCCCAACGACACCATCACCTACCGTGATATTGGGCATTACCCTGTTCCTTTTGTGAGCGAAGACTGGATCGCGGCTGCGTTTACTCCGTCCGATCAACATACGCCTGAGTTAGCCGCTGCAATTCAAATTTCCGACGAATTGATCGACGAGTTTTTATCAGCCGATCGCTACGTTTTCAGTATCCCCATGTATAACTTCAGCATTCCTGCCAACTTCAAAGCTTATCTTGACCAGATTGTGCGAGCGGGACGTACATTCTCCGTTGATGAAACAGGTTACAAGGGACTGGTTCACAACAAGAAAATGACGATCGTTATGGCTCAAGGCGGAGCCTACCCCGAAGGTAGCTCGACCCATGCTTATGATTTACAAACGCCCTATCTAAAACTGATTTTTGGGTTTATTGGGATAACGGATATTGAGTTCGTCTATGCCGATAGCCTTAACCTGGGGGATGAAGCTCGGAATCTGGCGATCGCAAATGCTCAGTCTG carries:
- a CDS encoding FMN-dependent NADH-azoreductase — its product is MTHILHLDASPRGDRSISRTLAKEFINQWKTTHPNDTITYRDIGHYPVPFVSEDWIAAAFTPSDQHTPELAAAIQISDELIDEFLSADRYVFSIPMYNFSIPANFKAYLDQIVRAGRTFSVDETGYKGLVHNKKMTIVMAQGGAYPEGSSTHAYDLQTPYLKLIFGFIGITDIEFVYADSLNLGDEARNLAIANAQSALKAAIAH